One region of Trichosurus vulpecula isolate mTriVul1 chromosome 1, mTriVul1.pri, whole genome shotgun sequence genomic DNA includes:
- the UTS2R gene encoding urotensin-2 receptor, with product MELGHFPNVTTNATFEGPGDTDGIFITFFLGCVLALMCLVGTIGNIYTLVVINSSMKLGGSMYIYIVNLALADLLYLSTIPFVVCTYFARDWYFGDIGCRTLFSLDFLTMHASIFILTVMSTERYLAVVKPLDTISRSRNYRRMVTGIVWLVSFLLALPTMILIDLRTSHRDGVTKHMCHPTWQLGAYKVYLTILFHTCILAPGLAICYLYGRLARTYWQSQTSVVFTAERTKRCPREKVLYMIFSIVLTYWICFIPFWLWQLLSIYDQQPGSSAGNTGVYINFIVTCLAYGNSCINPFLYTLLSNNYKEYLQSHQKSDICLSKLRSKRSQLSGSLGQTETTAIVQIKGTLCQASSV from the coding sequence ATGGAGCTGGGTCACTTCCCAAATGTCACCACCAATGCCACCTTTGAAGGACCAGGGGACACCGATGGCATTTTTATTACTTTCTTCCTGGGATGTGTCCTGGCTTTGATGTGTCTGGTGGGCACTATAGGCAATATCTATACCTTggtggtcataaattcttccatgaAGCTAGGAGGCTCCATGTACATTTATATTGTTAACCTGGCCCTGGCGGACCTCCTGTATCTGTCCACTATACCCTTTGTGGTCTGCACCTATTTTGCCAGGGATTGGTACTTTGGGGACATTGGCTGTAGAACCCTGTTCAGTCTAGACTTCCTCACTATGCATGCCAGTATCTTCATCCTTACTGTCATGAGCACTGAGAGATACTTGGCTGTGGTAAAACCTTTGGACACTATCAGCCGATCTAGGAACTACAGAAGAATGGTCACTGGCATTGTGTGGCTGGTGTCCTTCCTCCTGGCCCTGCCTACCATGATCCTCATAGACCTTCGCACAAGCCATCGAGATGGGGTGACCAAACACATGTGTCACCCAACTTGGCAGCTGGGGGCCTATAAGGTCTATCTCACCATCCTCTTCCACACCTGCATCTTGGCCCCTGGACTGGCCATCTGCTACCTGTATGGCAGGCTGGCCAGGACCTACTGGCAGTCCCAGACAAGTGTTGTCTTTACTGCTGAGAGAACCAAGAGGTGCCCCCGGGAAAAGGTCCTTTACATGATCTTCAGCATTGTCCTCACATATTGGATTTGCTTCATCCCCTTTTGGCTTTGGCAACTACTAAGCATCTATGACCAGCAGCCAGGGAGTAGTGCTGGGAACACTGGAGTCTATATCAACTTCATTGTCACTTGCCTGGCCTATGGAAACAGCTGTATCAACCCCTTCCTCTACACTCTGCTCTCTAATAACTACAAGGAATATCTCCAGAGCCACCAGAAGAGTGATATCTGTTTGTCTAAACTCAGGAGCAAGAGGTCTCAGCTGTCTGGGAGCCTTGGGCAAACAGAGACCACGGCCATTGTCCAGATCAAGGGAACGCTCTGCCAAGCCAGCTCTGTGTGA